One window of Streptomyces sp. SUK 48 genomic DNA carries:
- a CDS encoding ATP-binding cassette domain-containing protein, with the protein MDDFIALEKVEKVFSVRRKSGFLKRERHEVRAVDSLSFTVARGEMVGYIGPNGAGKSTTIKMLTGILTPSGGRLRVAGIDPARERARLAHRIGVVFGQRTTLWWDLPLIDSYRLAHRMYRIPDARYRENLNRLVELLELRTLLDTPVRQLSLGQRMRGDIAAALLHDPEVLYLDEPTIGLDVVSKAKVRGFLRELNAASGTTVLLTTHDLQDIEQLCSRVMVIDHGRLMYDGPLTGLHEAGESERTLVVDLERELPPVQVPAARVVRVEGPRQWLAFPAGQSAAPLVAQLAARYPLVDLSVREPDIEAVIAKMYAEKAVS; encoded by the coding sequence ATGGACGACTTCATCGCGCTGGAGAAGGTGGAGAAGGTCTTCTCGGTGCGCCGCAAGAGCGGGTTCCTCAAGCGGGAGCGGCACGAGGTGCGGGCGGTGGACTCGCTGTCGTTCACCGTGGCGCGCGGGGAGATGGTGGGCTACATCGGGCCGAACGGCGCCGGGAAGTCCACCACGATCAAGATGCTGACCGGGATTCTGACGCCGAGCGGTGGCCGGCTGCGGGTCGCGGGCATCGACCCCGCGCGGGAGCGGGCGCGCCTCGCGCATCGCATCGGGGTGGTGTTCGGGCAGCGCACCACGTTGTGGTGGGACCTGCCGCTGATCGACTCGTACCGGCTGGCGCACCGTATGTACCGCATCCCGGACGCCCGTTACCGGGAGAACCTGAACCGGCTGGTCGAACTCCTGGAGCTGCGGACGCTGTTGGACACTCCGGTGCGTCAGCTGTCGCTGGGGCAGCGGATGCGCGGGGACATCGCGGCGGCGCTGCTGCACGACCCGGAGGTGCTGTACCTGGACGAGCCGACGATCGGCCTGGACGTCGTCTCCAAGGCCAAGGTGCGGGGGTTCCTGCGGGAGTTGAACGCCGCGAGCGGTACGACCGTGCTGCTGACCACCCATGACCTCCAGGACATCGAGCAGTTGTGCTCCCGGGTGATGGTGATCGACCACGGCCGGCTGATGTACGACGGTCCGCTCACGGGGCTCCACGAGGCCGGGGAGAGCGAGCGGACGCTGGTGGTGGACCTGGAGCGGGAGCTGCCGCCGGTTCAGGTGCCGGCGGCGCGGGTGGTGCGGGTGGAGGGGCCCCGGCAGTGGCTGGCGTTCCCGGCGGGGCAGTCGGCGGCGCCGCTGGTCGCGCAGCTCGCGGCGAGGTATCCGCTGGTGGACCTGTCGGTGCGGGAACCGGACATCGAGGCCGTCATCGCGAAGATGTACGCGGAGAAGGCGGTCTCGTAG